The proteins below come from a single Mytilus edulis chromosome 5, xbMytEdul2.2, whole genome shotgun sequence genomic window:
- the LOC139524779 gene encoding uncharacterized protein → MASIRKLKFARQQPKKQSRSMERSLKFANFTSRRAMLEREKAMDGARNPGVSKYGTTLVDVNSKQDRELSKQLKYINSQIKRMEIEMKQKKKYFVKKCQVLNYDPIILVERPPSPEVIKKIVKLAYSDDEDDTYLDPENSPHYMKQLRSKVRTPSLLTTIDAFTVKTSNKKNVWEEATDDKEPMKFESTVRPCVRLTRREKADLQVGWSYHKPRLTPEHTIDNINMKPNSAKSNTPVNGTNLLEFKPENEHFTIEKLGGSDDEDSFTPFITQMAKVRSLSGHKQNDSSKLPKSGDSKSVRFTRSATSSSGKRRRTKSTRHAVLEITA, encoded by the exons ATGGCAAGCATCAGGAAACTAAAG TTTGCACGACAGCAACCAAAGAAACAAAGCAG ATCAATGGAGCGTAGTCTCAAGTTCGCGAACTTCACCAGCAGACGAGCGATGTTAGAGCGGGAAAAGGCTATGGACGGTGCTAGAAATCCTGGAGTTAGCAAATATGGAACTACCTTAGTCGATGTAAATTCTAAACAAGACAGAGAATTATCGAAACAGTTAAAATATATCAATTCACAAATTAAACGAATGGAAATAGAAATGAAgcagaaaaagaaatatttcgTTAAAAAGTGTCAAGTTTTAAATTATGACCCTATTATATTAGTAGAAAGACCGCCATCACCGGAAGTCATTAAGAAAATTGTGAAATTAGCATACAGTGATGACGAAGACGACACCTATTTAGACCCAGAAAATTCACCGCATTATATGAAGCAACTTCGTTCTAAAGTGCGCACACCCTCGCTATTGACTACTATTGACGCTTTTACAGTGAAAACCAGCAATAAAAAGAATGTTTGGGAGGAAGCAACAGATGACAAAGAACCTATGAAGTTTGAAAGCACTGTACGACCCTGTGTAAGACTAACGAGACGTGAAAAGGCAGATTTACAGGTTGGATGGTCTTATCACAAGCCACGGTTGACACCCGAACACACAATtgacaatataaatatgaaaccaAATTCTGCAAAGTCGAACACACCAGTAAATGGAACAAACTTATTAGAGTTTAAACCTGAAAATGAACACTTTACTATTGAAAAACTAGGTGGTAGTGATGACGAGGATTCGTTTACTCCATTCATAACCCAAATGGCTAAAGTTAGGAGTCTAAGTGGACATAAACAAAATGATTCGAGTAAACTCCCTAAATCGGGGGACTCGAAATCAGTTAGATTTACAAGATCAGCAACAAGTTCTTCTGGGAAAAGAAGGCGAACGAAATCTACCAGACATGCTGTTTTAGAAATTACTGCATAG